A region from the Nitrospinota bacterium genome encodes:
- a CDS encoding radical SAM protein codes for MKIVVANSVGVDANGYHMVHVPSRWSLGVKNFTNCGYYPWQLAYTSALLKRETDHAVKFLDGVLKGWDFETYFAKLTEERPDWLIMESSSRTIDEDLRLAKAAKQAFGTRLIFTGQHPMAEPEDVLKVADFVCQGEFEYAVLDLIQGKDPQHISGVYPNGNRELLAIDSLPYPEDDDISRLDYHEPNCRYRQIQMYASRGCPRRCNFCAAATLYYDELNWRPRNVADVVGEIRQLKEKYPEMEGVFFDEEVHNIKRSFNIALAKAIRAANLDHLKYEALCEYVSLDEEALKEMRKAGYYKIRFGIETASDVVAEKMTLGKKHHPDKLLSILKFGKSIGFVFYATFSVGGLGSSREEDQKTVDLIYELTRQGLLDEVQVSINTPQPGTDFYKSCVENSYLKTGIEWQDFDGNGHVVVDYPHYPAEEIQKMFKKALEAFDRGKSDANASQFLTAAKTSSKIIPDHSRVLILRSVRPWMIHLILQSLDPLKNSTVDLLGQDVVMDDLQGNPRVNQLYSYGQGFFSADTFPSPLADQLIANHYDFILVPMANNHLDGYQNVLEVAHLIQPKKLLAVFPEGTFQELNSSSQKEKSLFITAP; via the coding sequence ATGAAAATCGTCGTCGCCAATTCCGTAGGAGTCGATGCCAATGGCTACCATATGGTGCATGTTCCTTCCCGTTGGTCATTAGGAGTCAAAAACTTCACCAATTGCGGCTATTACCCCTGGCAGTTGGCCTACACGTCTGCCTTGCTGAAGAGGGAAACCGATCATGCGGTCAAGTTTCTTGACGGCGTGCTCAAGGGTTGGGACTTTGAAACCTACTTCGCGAAACTCACGGAGGAGCGCCCGGACTGGCTTATTATGGAAAGTTCTTCGCGCACCATCGACGAAGACCTGCGCCTGGCTAAGGCGGCGAAGCAGGCGTTTGGCACGCGGTTGATCTTTACCGGACAGCACCCGATGGCGGAACCAGAGGACGTTTTAAAGGTCGCCGATTTCGTTTGCCAGGGAGAATTCGAATACGCCGTTCTCGATTTGATTCAAGGAAAAGACCCTCAGCATATTTCAGGAGTTTACCCGAACGGCAACCGAGAACTTCTGGCCATCGACTCGTTACCCTACCCTGAAGATGATGACATCAGCCGTCTGGACTATCACGAACCCAACTGCCGCTACCGGCAAATCCAGATGTACGCTTCCAGAGGCTGCCCGCGCCGGTGCAACTTTTGCGCGGCGGCGACGCTCTATTACGATGAATTGAACTGGCGCCCAAGAAACGTCGCCGATGTGGTCGGGGAAATCCGTCAGCTGAAAGAAAAATATCCGGAAATGGAAGGCGTATTTTTTGACGAAGAGGTTCACAACATCAAGCGAAGCTTCAATATCGCCCTGGCCAAAGCCATTCGCGCGGCGAATCTCGATCACCTGAAATACGAAGCGCTTTGCGAATACGTTTCCCTCGATGAAGAAGCGCTTAAAGAAATGCGCAAAGCCGGATACTACAAAATTCGTTTCGGTATCGAAACCGCCAGCGATGTCGTTGCAGAAAAAATGACGCTCGGGAAAAAACACCATCCCGATAAACTGCTGTCGATCCTGAAATTTGGTAAGAGTATTGGTTTTGTGTTTTACGCAACCTTCAGTGTTGGCGGGCTCGGCTCCAGCCGGGAAGAAGACCAGAAAACCGTCGACCTGATTTACGAATTGACCCGCCAGGGGCTTCTCGACGAAGTGCAGGTTTCCATCAACACGCCGCAACCGGGAACGGATTTTTATAAAAGCTGTGTGGAAAATTCGTATCTGAAAACCGGCATCGAGTGGCAGGATTTCGATGGCAACGGCCATGTGGTGGTGGATTACCCGCATTATCCGGCGGAGGAAATCCAGAAAATGTTCAAAAAGGCGCTGGAAGCCTTTGACCGTGGAAAAAGCGACGCCAACGCGTCCCAGTTTTTGACCGCCGCAAAAACATCATCAAAAATAATTCCCGATCACTCCCGCGTCCTCATCCTGAGAAGCGTGCGCCCGTGGATGATCCACCTGATTCTGCAATCCCTCGATCCCCTGAAAAATTCCACGGTGGACCTGCTCGGTCAGGATGTGGTGATGGATGACTTGCAGGGCAACCCGCGCGTGAACCAGTTATACTCCTACGGCCAAGGGTTCTTTTCCGCCGACACCTTCCCCTCCCCTTTGGCCGATCAACTCATCGCCAACCATTACGACTTCATACTGGTGCCGATGGCCAACAATCATCTGGACGGCTATCAAAACGTGCTAGAGGTGGCCCATTTGATCCAACCAAAAAAACTACTTGCTGTATTTCCCGAAGGAACGTTTCAAGAGTTGAATTCCTCCTCCCAAAAAGAAAAAAGCCTTTTTATTACAGCTCCGTAA
- a CDS encoding radical SAM protein — protein MKVAVCNSVGIDADGYAMIHSPSRWTNSTKDLNIFTYYPWQLAYCSSMLKRDTDHEVRFFDGCLDKLDHQAFVDKVSEFGPDYLIMDCATRTIEADSRFAREVKRLFGTKLIFCGPHPTTFPEEVSEYADYVILREYELAVKDILQGKDRNDILGLYPNTNLRPPLDVNDLPFPEDDDVSRLDYGMPGEPSSEYLEIQAYALRGCPLSCTFCVCGNISYAHPNWRPRNPQNVVLELQTLRAKYPQLEGIFFDDKVHNGSKKYILELTKAIRENGLDDLKYDVMCGQWPMDEEVLDAMKSAGYYMVRLGIETAGEHAARGMELMKKFNVPRLKQLMKHGTSIGLKFYGTFTFGGEGSTDDCDKKTLDLIREMIDRELLWRFQLSISTPQPGTPFFNRMKAQGYLRDLDWKHFDGGNHCVVDRPEYPAEQVMKNFREAETLYEEGFNKRYSKTAKDNFKSLSIDSTDDILVFRSSRMKQMNDVVGSLASQFSRNRITTLAQPGVENELRQNPKINEVLLYENGHFKNNSFPASLMDRLQKRAFAMGVIPYNNISGNGYADVKAIANRIGIKRLVAVNIEGKVFDLDNPGDHGRSHI, from the coding sequence ATGAAAGTTGCCGTATGTAATTCCGTTGGCATCGATGCTGATGGCTATGCCATGATCCACTCGCCCAGCCGATGGACCAACAGCACGAAAGATTTGAATATTTTCACCTATTATCCCTGGCAGTTAGCCTATTGTTCTTCCATGCTGAAAAGGGACACCGATCATGAAGTCCGGTTTTTCGACGGCTGTCTGGACAAACTTGACCACCAGGCTTTCGTGGATAAAGTTTCCGAATTCGGACCGGATTATCTCATCATGGACTGCGCCACGCGCACCATAGAAGCGGACAGCCGCTTCGCCAGGGAAGTGAAACGCCTGTTCGGCACCAAATTGATCTTCTGCGGACCGCATCCCACGACCTTCCCTGAAGAAGTGAGCGAATACGCAGACTACGTGATTCTAAGAGAATACGAACTGGCGGTAAAGGATATCCTCCAGGGAAAAGACCGTAACGATATTCTGGGGTTATACCCCAACACCAACCTGCGTCCTCCCCTGGATGTCAATGATCTGCCGTTTCCGGAAGATGACGATGTGTCCCGACTGGATTACGGCATGCCCGGCGAACCCTCCAGCGAATATCTTGAAATCCAAGCCTACGCCTTGCGCGGATGCCCATTGTCCTGCACATTTTGTGTCTGCGGTAACATTTCCTACGCCCACCCCAACTGGCGACCGAGAAATCCGCAAAATGTCGTGCTGGAGTTACAAACCCTGCGCGCCAAATACCCGCAGCTGGAAGGCATCTTCTTCGACGATAAAGTTCATAACGGCAGTAAAAAATACATTCTCGAATTGACCAAGGCCATCCGTGAAAACGGTTTGGACGATTTAAAATACGATGTCATGTGCGGCCAGTGGCCGATGGATGAAGAGGTTCTGGACGCCATGAAAAGCGCCGGCTATTATATGGTGCGCTTGGGCATTGAAACCGCCGGCGAACACGCCGCCCGTGGCATGGAGTTGATGAAAAAATTCAACGTTCCACGCCTCAAGCAATTGATGAAGCACGGCACCAGCATCGGGCTGAAATTTTATGGGACATTTACTTTCGGCGGTGAAGGTTCGACCGACGATTGCGATAAAAAAACCCTCGACTTGATCCGCGAAATGATCGACCGGGAGCTGTTGTGGCGGTTCCAGCTTTCCATCAGCACACCGCAACCGGGAACTCCCTTTTTCAATCGCATGAAAGCCCAGGGTTATCTGCGCGATCTCGACTGGAAACACTTCGATGGCGGCAACCATTGCGTGGTGGATCGTCCCGAATACCCGGCAGAGCAGGTCATGAAAAACTTTCGTGAAGCCGAAACGCTGTATGAAGAAGGATTCAACAAGCGCTATTCGAAAACGGCAAAGGATAATTTTAAATCCCTTTCCATCGATTCCACCGATGACATCCTGGTTTTCCGAAGTTCCCGGATGAAACAGATGAACGATGTGGTCGGGTCCCTTGCCAGTCAGTTTTCCAGGAATAGAATCACCACCCTGGCACAACCGGGTGTGGAAAATGAGTTGCGGCAAAACCCCAAGATCAATGAAGTGTTGCTCTATGAAAACGGCCACTTCAAAAACAACTCCTTTCCTGCAAGTTTGATGGACCGTTTACAAAAAAGAGCTTTTGCCATGGGCGTGATCCCCTACAACAATATCTCCGGCAACGGTTATGCGGACGTTAAAGCCATCGCCAACCGGATAGGAATCAAACGACTGGTGGCGGTGAATATTGAAGGCAAGGTTTTCGATCTGGACAATCCCGGCGATCATGGAAGATCGCATATTTAG
- the ftsY gene encoding signal recognition particle-docking protein FtsY, translated as MSDQGKTEEVVEKKKSGFFSRLKSGLTKTRDALAGGIENIVLGEARVGPEFMQELEEVLITADVGVDTTHYILNELKKDVEDGRIRNQDGVKEALKQVLVRILEEHQGEGRKFVEPTHVVLVIGVNGSGKTTTIGKLTQKWKDDGKKVLLGAGDTFRAAAVEQMLVWADRVGVPCIHQKAGADPSGVSYEAVQAAVTRKMDVAIIDTAGRLQTNTNLMEELKKVKRVIGKVLPGAPHETLLVLDATIGQNSVSQAKLFHEAMAIDGLVMTKLDGTGKGGVLFNITRELKLPVRFIGVGEKVEDLQEFDPKSFVDALFAS; from the coding sequence ATGAGTGATCAGGGAAAGACAGAGGAAGTGGTCGAGAAAAAGAAATCGGGGTTTTTTTCCCGTTTGAAATCCGGATTGACCAAAACCAGGGACGCTCTCGCCGGCGGCATTGAAAATATTGTTCTCGGAGAGGCGAGGGTAGGGCCGGAATTCATGCAGGAATTGGAGGAGGTGCTGATCACCGCCGATGTTGGAGTTGATACCACCCACTACATCCTCAATGAATTGAAAAAGGACGTGGAGGATGGCCGTATCCGCAACCAGGATGGGGTGAAGGAAGCCTTGAAGCAGGTGCTGGTCCGGATTCTCGAAGAGCATCAGGGCGAGGGCCGTAAATTTGTCGAGCCCACGCATGTGGTGCTGGTCATCGGCGTGAATGGCTCCGGGAAAACCACGACCATCGGCAAATTGACGCAAAAATGGAAAGATGACGGTAAAAAAGTGCTGTTGGGTGCTGGAGATACCTTTCGCGCCGCCGCTGTCGAGCAAATGTTGGTCTGGGCCGATAGGGTGGGGGTTCCCTGTATTCATCAGAAAGCTGGAGCGGACCCTTCAGGAGTTTCCTACGAAGCTGTGCAGGCGGCGGTGACACGCAAAATGGACGTGGCGATCATCGATACCGCAGGACGGTTGCAGACCAATACCAATTTGATGGAGGAGTTGAAAAAGGTCAAGCGCGTGATCGGTAAGGTGTTGCCCGGCGCACCCCACGAAACACTTCTGGTTCTGGACGCCACAATAGGCCAAAACAGCGTTTCCCAGGCCAAGCTGTTTCACGAGGCGATGGCTATCGATGGTCTGGTGATGACCAAACTGGACGGCACCGGCAAGGGCGGTGTTTTATTCAATATCACCCGCGAATTAAAACTGCCGGTGCGCTTTATAGGCGTTGGAGAAAAAGTGGAAGATTTGCAGGAGTTCGATCCCAAGAGCTTCGTCGATGCCTTGTTTGCCTCCTGA
- a CDS encoding PilZ domain-containing protein, with product MFSRLQAAFPILSEDVPVDRWVKKIFPWKTDREISATTTLDNRECYRLDTTNLPPLDATLVSQSGAIIDIHILDLSAGGLSGTVSAPEPLYKGQVLTLVFVLPLEDLTLIKTEANLILVNTQNPDSTVLRIEFSKTLDSRQRDLIHGFIVTKQLEMIRQLKGWGMS from the coding sequence ATGTTCAGCAGACTGCAGGCGGCATTCCCAATATTGTCAGAGGACGTCCCCGTCGATCGTTGGGTCAAGAAAATATTTCCCTGGAAAACAGATCGAGAAATTTCTGCAACAACCACTCTGGATAACAGGGAGTGCTATCGGCTGGACACAACAAACCTTCCTCCTCTGGACGCTACGCTGGTATCCCAAAGCGGAGCCATCATCGACATCCACATTTTAGACCTGAGCGCCGGCGGCTTATCCGGGACGGTTTCAGCCCCTGAACCTCTATATAAGGGTCAGGTCTTGACTCTGGTGTTTGTCCTGCCCCTGGAAGATCTAACGCTTATTAAAACGGAAGCCAACCTGATCCTGGTCAATACACAGAACCCCGACTCGACGGTTCTCCGTATAGAATTTTCCAAAACTTTGGATTCCAGGCAAAGGGACCTGATTCACGGGTTCATCGTCACAAAACAACTTGAAATGATCAGGCAACTGAAGGGCTGGGGAATGTCGTGA
- a CDS encoding response regulator: MPTNKNILVVEDDPASQSILARLLKTRGYDVCTAGTGHEAMAVTAQLKPHLALVDIALPEVSGVDFLR, from the coding sequence ATGCCAACCAACAAAAACATTCTCGTTGTCGAAGACGACCCGGCCTCGCAAAGCATTCTCGCCCGGTTGTTAAAAACCCGAGGCTATGATGTCTGCACGGCGGGAACCGGTCATGAGGCCATGGCGGTGACGGCGCAACTCAAACCTCACCTGGCTCTGGTCGATATCGCTTTGCCGGAGGTCAGCGGCGTGGATTTTTTGCGGTGA
- the plsY gene encoding glycerol-3-phosphate 1-O-acyltransferase PlsY: METILLWIFCYLLGCISFGLLFARKSNIDIRNHGSGNIGATNVGRVLGKKAGLLTLAGDVSKGLAAVAIASRFLEHPYEIAIAGLMAFTGHVYSVFLKFKGGKGVATGLGIMIFLMPLATLSSIAVFGVTLWLSGYVSISSILAALSIPLFGIYFQSLPEFIAVAVIVALIVVHKHVGNLERVLNGTESRFLKK; encoded by the coding sequence GTGGAAACCATTCTCCTCTGGATATTTTGTTATTTACTGGGGTGCATCTCATTCGGCCTCTTGTTTGCCCGAAAAAGCAATATTGACATCCGCAATCATGGAAGCGGCAACATTGGAGCCACCAATGTCGGGCGGGTTCTGGGCAAGAAAGCCGGGCTTTTGACCCTGGCAGGAGATGTCTCCAAAGGGTTGGCGGCGGTCGCCATCGCCTCGCGGTTTTTGGAGCACCCTTATGAGATCGCCATTGCCGGCCTGATGGCCTTCACAGGCCACGTGTATTCCGTATTTTTGAAATTCAAAGGCGGCAAAGGCGTGGCCACCGGCCTTGGAATAATGATTTTCCTGATGCCTCTGGCCACCCTATCCTCAATAGCGGTGTTTGGCGTCACCTTGTGGCTCTCAGGTTATGTCTCGATCAGTTCCATTCTGGCGGCGTTGAGCATCCCTCTCTTCGGGATCTACTTTCAATCCCTGCCGGAATTCATCGCCGTTGCCGTCATCGTGGCTCTCATTGTGGTTCACAAACACGTTGGCAACCTGGAACGGGTTTTAAATGGCACCGAAAGCAGGTTCTTGAAAAAATAG
- a CDS encoding RNA polymerase sigma factor RpoD/SigA, whose product MATKGAAKKIKPATKPGKPQENREHSEPLGQYLKEISKITPLPREEEEELGRKIAEGDLTALQELVRRNLKFVVSVANKYKGCGLSLQDLIEEGNIGLIQAAKKYDASRHIKFITYAVWWIRQAIMHSLAEQSGTVKLPIKQVGKVYRMGRKRQEMTHTLSREPSERELADGMGFKEDDVHCIMQAYRTHLSLDAPLRADESTHYIDLLENSNTIPYDEMIMQESLKNKVDLLLKDLGPREEKVLRMRFGFHGEAKTLEEIGKEIGLSRERVRQIEKRAKAKLKIKSNNISLGDHLG is encoded by the coding sequence ATGGCGACCAAAGGGGCAGCAAAAAAAATAAAACCCGCAACCAAACCCGGAAAGCCGCAGGAAAATCGCGAACACTCCGAGCCTCTGGGCCAATATCTAAAAGAGATAAGTAAAATCACCCCCCTGCCCCGCGAAGAAGAAGAGGAATTGGGGCGAAAAATTGCCGAAGGCGATCTCACCGCTTTACAAGAACTGGTGCGACGAAACCTGAAATTCGTGGTCAGTGTCGCCAACAAATACAAAGGCTGTGGCCTTTCCCTGCAAGACCTGATCGAGGAAGGAAATATTGGGCTCATTCAGGCGGCAAAAAAATACGACGCCTCCCGTCATATCAAATTCATCACCTATGCCGTCTGGTGGATCCGGCAGGCGATCATGCACTCCCTGGCCGAACAATCGGGTACGGTGAAGCTCCCCATCAAACAGGTCGGCAAGGTGTATCGAATGGGGAGAAAACGCCAGGAAATGACACATACGTTGAGCCGGGAACCGAGCGAAAGGGAACTGGCGGACGGCATGGGCTTTAAGGAAGACGACGTTCATTGTATCATGCAGGCCTATCGCACTCATTTATCGCTCGACGCGCCGCTCAGGGCCGACGAATCCACCCACTACATCGACCTGCTGGAAAACTCCAATACCATTCCCTACGATGAAATGATCATGCAGGAAAGCCTGAAAAACAAGGTGGATTTACTGCTCAAAGACCTCGGTCCCCGAGAAGAGAAAGTTTTGCGGATGCGGTTTGGATTTCACGGCGAAGCCAAAACTCTCGAGGAAATCGGCAAAGAAATCGGCTTGTCCAGGGAACGGGTGCGGCAGATTGAAAAAAGGGCCAAAGCGAAATTAAAAATTAAATCCAATAATATTTCCCTGGGTGACCATCTGGGCTGA
- the bamD gene encoding outer membrane protein assembly factor BamD, which produces MHRLRLQSSLKFPILLLISIFLLAGCTTVNKKENIPPDQLIALGKQFSKKQDYIKAKESFKQVLEDFPDSKERVQALMLLANATYLDREYEEAKFHYKKFIELYPVKSYVDRAHFYKAMCDFRLMEIATRDQTNTHAALEGFDDFIKKFPKSPFYPKAVQKREETLQVLAQSVFEIGKFYYRTGAYQSAIARLENVRETYPNQKFVDEATFLIAESYYEEENFGKAVETYKELINKHPKSRYSTDAKIRLQRLR; this is translated from the coding sequence ATGCATCGGCTCCGTTTGCAATCCAGTCTAAAGTTCCCCATCCTTCTTCTAATTTCTATTTTTCTGCTCGCAGGGTGCACAACCGTTAACAAGAAAGAAAACATCCCCCCGGATCAGCTCATTGCCTTGGGGAAACAGTTTTCCAAAAAGCAGGATTATATTAAGGCAAAGGAATCGTTCAAACAGGTTCTGGAGGACTTCCCGGACAGTAAAGAGCGCGTACAGGCCCTCATGCTCCTGGCTAATGCCACGTATCTTGACCGGGAATACGAAGAAGCCAAGTTTCACTATAAAAAATTTATCGAGCTGTATCCTGTCAAGAGCTATGTGGACCGGGCCCATTTTTATAAAGCCATGTGCGATTTCCGGCTCATGGAAATCGCCACGCGGGATCAAACCAATACCCATGCGGCGCTCGAAGGATTTGATGACTTTATAAAAAAATTTCCCAAAAGCCCTTTTTACCCCAAGGCCGTCCAAAAAAGGGAGGAGACGCTTCAGGTACTGGCACAAAGCGTGTTCGAGATCGGAAAATTTTATTACCGGACCGGTGCCTATCAATCCGCTATCGCAAGACTGGAAAATGTGCGGGAAACTTATCCCAATCAGAAGTTTGTCGATGAGGCTACTTTCCTGATCGCCGAGTCTTATTATGAAGAAGAGAATTTTGGCAAAGCAGTAGAAACATATAAAGAGCTGATTAATAAACATCCTAAAAGCCGATATTCCACAGACGCGAAAATCCGCTTGCAAAGGCTACGGTAA
- a CDS encoding MotA/TolQ/ExbB proton channel family protein: protein MRKFYLLVPGVIFFTFPAIAQAAERPGSNQLEILSLIEKGGIMMYPILFCSILIVGIGIERAYNLRKKNIINTDFLKSVRNHWNWKDVHLGLQLCNSHDTALARILKAGILRVGGKLDEIERAIEGSGQHEASLMNSNLRVLGAVANITPMMGLLGTVFGMIKAFNVISQSGTGNPGLVASGISEALVTTAAGMVVGIPALVLYHYFRGKIDHYVFEMEEISFQLVEELSYEAMLENQALETGAEVSKKSAKEVRTTS, encoded by the coding sequence ATGAGAAAATTCTACCTTCTTGTCCCCGGAGTTATTTTTTTTACTTTTCCCGCTATAGCTCAGGCGGCGGAGCGCCCAGGTTCCAACCAATTGGAAATCCTATCCCTGATTGAAAAGGGCGGCATCATGATGTACCCCATTCTTTTTTGTTCCATCCTGATCGTTGGGATCGGCATTGAAAGGGCCTACAATCTTCGGAAAAAGAACATCATTAATACCGATTTTTTGAAAAGCGTGAGAAATCACTGGAACTGGAAGGATGTCCACTTGGGGTTGCAATTGTGTAACTCTCACGATACCGCCCTGGCCCGAATTCTGAAAGCGGGGATATTGCGAGTCGGGGGGAAACTGGATGAAATTGAACGGGCGATTGAGGGTTCCGGGCAACATGAAGCCTCGTTGATGAATTCCAACCTTCGAGTTCTTGGTGCCGTTGCCAATATCACCCCGATGATGGGATTGTTGGGGACAGTATTTGGGATGATCAAAGCATTCAACGTCATTTCGCAAAGCGGGACGGGAAACCCAGGGTTGGTGGCCAGTGGCATTTCCGAGGCTTTGGTAACCACTGCCGCCGGGATGGTGGTGGGGATTCCCGCTCTGGTTCTTTATCATTACTTCCGTGGAAAAATAGACCATTATGTTTTTGAAATGGAAGAAATCTCTTTTCAACTGGTAGAAGAGCTTTCCTATGAGGCGATGCTAGAGAATCAGGCCCTGGAAACGGGCGCCGAAGTTTCGAAAAAATCCGCAAAGGAAGTTCGAACCACCAGTTAG
- a CDS encoding biopolymer transporter ExbD, translated as MRFRKDEEENFSFDMTPMIDVVFLLLIFFMVSTVFVDFNRQMDLTLPSSKSANLDENTKTLEIEMTADKQIFFNGKKVTLDNLEKALGEAKGKPSEDKKKTAIIRADKNLPYGNVIKVMGILQSAGFPDISVAVK; from the coding sequence ATGCGCTTTAGAAAAGACGAGGAAGAAAATTTCAGCTTTGACATGACGCCCATGATCGATGTGGTGTTTTTACTGCTGATTTTTTTCATGGTCTCCACCGTGTTCGTCGATTTTAATCGCCAAATGGATCTCACCCTGCCTTCCTCAAAGTCCGCCAATCTGGATGAGAATACCAAGACCCTTGAAATTGAAATGACTGCGGATAAACAAATTTTCTTCAATGGCAAAAAAGTGACTTTAGATAATCTTGAAAAAGCGCTTGGAGAAGCCAAGGGGAAACCTTCAGAAGATAAAAAAAAGACCGCCATCATTCGGGCCGATAAAAATCTGCCCTACGGGAACGTCATCAAGGTGATGGGAATATTGCAGAGCGCCGGATTTCCCGACATCAGTGTCGCAGTCAAATAA
- a CDS encoding NifU N-terminal domain-containing protein has translation MTEEIKITATRNPNYVTFSLDHDIIPPGTGRTYPDAESAESDPLAKALFKIPGVESLWVLGDSIHVTKDEKIRWTRIQSRVIETIRHVANSS, from the coding sequence ATGACCGAAGAAATTAAAATAACCGCAACCCGCAATCCCAATTACGTAACCTTTTCCCTCGATCACGACATCATCCCACCTGGGACAGGCCGTACTTACCCGGATGCCGAATCCGCCGAATCGGACCCCCTGGCAAAAGCCCTTTTTAAAATCCCCGGAGTCGAGTCCCTCTGGGTTCTTGGAGACAGCATTCACGTGACCAAGGACGAAAAAATCCGCTGGACGCGTATTCAATCCCGAGTCATTGAAACGATTCGGCACGTTGCCAATTCCAGTTAG
- a CDS encoding tetratricopeptide repeat protein, whose protein sequence is MRLHIGSILIFTLLALASHSQTAHALDAEGWFAKGNELSQQGSLEEAIEAYKKSTALNDLSPVAHYNLGIAYKKLQQYEKAVIAFKKTVELEPTHMDARISLGNVYNRLSRWEDAIGQLNIVVHRERNNAEAHGNLGWAYYNYKKGPPFKRLVIINLEKAVSLFEAQDMPEAAEATQKVLNEAIVKFGYNR, encoded by the coding sequence ATGCGGCTCCATATTGGCAGCATTTTAATATTCACCCTTCTGGCGCTTGCAAGTCACTCCCAAACCGCCCACGCTCTCGATGCCGAGGGGTGGTTTGCAAAAGGCAATGAGTTGAGCCAACAGGGAAGCCTTGAAGAGGCTATTGAGGCCTACAAGAAATCCACGGCACTGAATGATTTATCTCCGGTGGCCCATTACAACCTTGGCATCGCCTACAAAAAATTACAGCAATATGAAAAGGCGGTTATCGCCTTCAAAAAAACCGTGGAACTGGAACCCACTCACATGGACGCCCGCATCAGCCTAGGAAACGTGTATAATCGGCTGAGTCGATGGGAGGACGCGATTGGTCAGCTTAATATTGTCGTCCACCGGGAAAGAAACAACGCCGAGGCCCATGGCAACCTGGGGTGGGCGTATTACAATTACAAAAAAGGGCCGCCCTTCAAGCGCCTGGTCATCATCAACCTGGAGAAAGCCGTGAGCCTGTTTGAAGCTCAAGACATGCCAGAAGCCGCCGAGGCCACGCAAAAGGTTCTGAACGAAGCCATCGTCAAATTTGGATACAACCGGTAA
- a CDS encoding ATP-binding cassette domain-containing protein — translation MAIQPLIKIRNAVVHVNGYKVLSSINWTMLADENWAVVGNNGAGKTTFMKLVFGDLIPVHGGEVRWFDNPELTPLDQIREKIGFVSAEYQENYRYNLQGWEVVASGLFSSIGIYEKISSKQKQTALEWMDFLGMERLAQTGFKKMSYGEARRTLLARALVNHPSLLILDEPCTGLDIPTKEVFLRTLEKLSATQTRLVYVTHHIDEIMPFITHLLYLKNGTIYNQGAKEDMLTDAVLSGALDCPITLKKNEGRYWITGSRPSAPDQPS, via the coding sequence ATGGCGATACAACCTCTTATCAAAATCAGAAACGCCGTCGTTCACGTGAATGGCTATAAAGTTCTGTCTTCCATCAACTGGACCATGCTCGCTGACGAAAACTGGGCTGTGGTCGGGAACAACGGTGCCGGCAAAACCACTTTCATGAAACTGGTCTTCGGCGATCTCATTCCCGTCCACGGAGGCGAAGTGCGCTGGTTCGACAATCCGGAACTCACACCGCTGGATCAAATCCGGGAAAAAATCGGCTTCGTTTCCGCAGAATACCAGGAGAATTATCGCTACAACCTGCAGGGCTGGGAAGTGGTGGCCTCCGGGTTATTTTCCTCGATCGGCATCTATGAAAAGATCTCCTCAAAGCAAAAACAAACCGCTCTGGAATGGATGGATTTTCTCGGAATGGAACGCCTGGCGCAAACCGGGTTTAAAAAAATGTCCTACGGAGAAGCGCGACGAACTCTTTTGGCAAGGGCTTTGGTCAACCACCCTTCCCTCCTGATACTGGACGAGCCCTGCACCGGGCTGGACATTCCCACCAAAGAGGTTTTTCTCAGGACGCTGGAGAAATTATCGGCAACCCAAACGCGGCTGGTTTATGTCACCCACCATATTGACGAAATCATGCCCTTCATCACCCACCTGCTCTATTTGAAAAACGGGACCATTTACAACCAGGGCGCTAAGGAAGACATGCTCACCGATGCGGTTTTGTCTGGAGCCCTGGACTGCCCGATCACCCTGAAAAAAAATGAGGGCCGGTATTGGATTACCGGAAGCCGCCCCTCCGCACCGGACCAGCCTTCGTAA